GCGAGCCGCGAGACCGAGCCCGCCGAGCGGTTCATGGCCGCCTACCTCTCCGCGCACAAGTCGGCCGCCGCGGTGGTCGCCGCGCGTGGCCGCCCGCACCGCGGTCGCGCCAGACCGGCCAGCGTGTGGGTGCTGCTGGAGGCAGCCATGCCCGAGCTGAAGGAGTGGGCGCTGTTCTTCGCCGCCAACTCCGCGACGCAGGCCGCCCTGCTCTCGGGCACCAGCCGGCGGCCGAGCGCGGAGACCGCGGACGAGCTGTTCGAGCAGAGCGCGCAGTTCCTCGAGCTGGCCCGCCAGGCTGTGCACGGGAGCAGTTGATGTGGCGGCACGACCTCGTCGATCCCGGCCGGTTGCTGGACGTGATCGCTACCGAGGGCGAGTCGCTGAGCGAGCTAGGGCGCGCGACCGCGCCGGAAGCGCCGGTGCCCTCCTGTCCCGGCTTCACCACGGACGGGCTGCTGCGCCACGTGGGCAGCGTCTGCCGGGTGGTGACCGGGCGGCTGGAGGATGGTGAGCCGCCTGAGCACTGGCAGCGTGATCCGGCCGAAGGCCAGTCGACCGAGGAGTACCTGCGCACCGGGCTGCGGGAGCTGCACGCCCGGCTGGTCGCCCATCCGCCCGCCGAATGGGCGTCCACTTGGTGGCCCGCCGACGAGAGCTACCACTTCTGGCGGCGCCGGATGGCGCACGAGACCACGGTGCACCGGGTCGACCTGGAGGAGGCGGCGGGCCGGGAGCGCGGCCACATCGGTGAGGATCTCGCCCTCGACGGCGTGGACGAGGTACTCACGTTGTGGTTCGGGCACCGGCTCTTCCAGCTGGGCCTGTCGGGCACCAGAGAGGGCTCGGTCGCGGTGCGTACCGGGGACCACAGCTGGTTCGCCAGAGCCGGGCCGGGGGAGACGCACGCGTGGCGCTGCACCGAGGAAGAGGCCGATCGAGCCGATGCCCAGGTCAGCGGCCCGCCGGTGACGGTCTACCTCTGGCTGTGGGGCCGCCTGCCGAACCGCGCGGTAACCCAACAGGGCGACTTCGACGCGATCGCCCAACTATGGGCTCTACTGCGCCTGGCCACCCGATAACCGATCCATGGGGAAGTGGATCAGTTTTTCGGACGGACCCATGCGGTGCGGGCGGATCGTCCACGTACCACCAGTACACGGACGATCCGCTCCGCGTCGCACCGCGCGGCTTGCCGAGCCCTTCAGGCAGGCGCCACCGAATGCCCCCCTCGGGGCGCCCTCAAGCTGCAGTCGCACCGAGGCCTGCCTTGGCTGGAATGTGCGGGTCGGGCGGCATGCCGAGTGGCGTGCTGCTGGGGCCGAGGCCCCAGCCACGGCCGCGCTCATCGCGCTGGAATCCAGCCCAGCCGGGGATGCCGGTCGAGCAAGCTTGCCGGGTGGCGTGTGGCCGTGGGGAGGAGGCCGGTGAACGGGGGCTTGAGGGCGCGCCTAGGTTGGTGTCATGACGCTGAAAGCGGTGGTGTTCGCAGTGGCGCACCCACGGGCGGTGGCCGGGTTTTGGGCGTCCTTTGTGGACTGGCCGATCACGGTGGATCGTCCCGGGCGGGTTGAGCTTGCCTCGGCCGCGGCCGGATTCTCCCTGGCCTTCGAGGAAACGGCGGCGCCGAAGACGGTGAAGAACCGGATCCATCTGGACCTGGCCAGTTCCTCCGCCGCGGCTCAGAAGTCCATTGTGGACAAGGCGCTGTCGTTGGGCGCCGCCCGGGTGGACATCGGCCAGGGTGAGCTGCCGTGGGAGGTGCTCGCCGACCCGGCGGGCAACGAATTCTGCGTTCTCGAACCCCGGCCGGAGTACGCCGAAACCGGGGTACTGGCCGCCGTGGTGATCGACGCGGGGCCGGTCGAGCCCGCCGCCTTCGAACGGCTGGCGGAGTTCTGGTCGGGCACTTCGGGCTGGCCGATCGGCCGTCGCCACCCGGTGGCGATCGGGCTGCGCGCGCCCAGTGGTGTCGGTCCCTGGCTGGAGGTGCTGCGCGCCGGGGACGCCAAGCAGGCCGAGGACAGGGTGTGGCTCGAAGTGACCGGTCCCGCGCCCGGCGGGCGCCAGGATCCCGACGGCCACGACTTCCGGGTTGTTTCCCCCGGGTGACCGGCTGCGCGCATCAGCTGACAAGGCCGAAACACCCGCGCCCCCGACCGGCAACAACCGGGGCGGACCGTGGGGTGATGGACATGGGCCGAACGCGCACCACCACCGCTACGGGCACCACCGTGGAAACCGCGACCACCTGGCGGTTGCGGGTCCGGATGGACGACAGCCCCGGCACGCTGGCCAGGGTCACCATCCGGCTGGCCGATCTCGGTTGCAACATCCTGGGCCTGCAGGTCATGCCGGTCCCCGGCGGAGTGGTCGACGAGCTGGTGATCCGCCCGGCCCCCGGCCTCACCCGCGCGGAACTGATCGAAGCCCTCGCCGCCGAAGGGGGTGAATGCGCCGGGGTCACCGACGCCGACGTGCACGAGCTGGTGGATCCCGCCGCCACCGCGCTGGCCGCCGCGGGCCGCGCCGTCGACGATCCGGCCAAGCTGGCCGAGGTGCTGCGCGAGGTGCTCGCCGCGGACGTGGTCACCCTGGTGCCGTCGAACGAGGCCAACCCGGCACGCACCGAGGGCGGCCACCGCCGGGTCTTCCCGGCCGGTGCGGACGGCGCACTGGTCGCCCGCCGCAGCTGGGCGCCGTTCGTGCAGCTGGAGATCACCCGCGCGGAGGCCATGCTCGGCCTGCTCGCCGCGGTGCGGGCGAATCTGTCCGGGCCGGCCGTGGTGACCTGCGGCGACGGCGCCATGGTGGTGCTGCGCCCCGGCCTGCCCGCCGACACCGACGCCGTGTTCGCGCTGCACACGCGGTGCTCGATGGGCACCATGTTCCACCGCTACCACACCGGCATGCGCACGGTGCCGCGTCGCTGGCTGCACCGGTTGCTGATGCCGCCGCGCGGGCTGAGCCTGCTCGCCGTCGCCGGCCGCGAGGTGGTCGCGCTCGGCCAGCTGATCCCGTCGGCCACCGGCGGCGCTCCCGAGGTGTCCCTGCTGGTGGAGGACGGCTGGCAGCGACAGGGCCTCGGCACCGCGCTGCTCGGCCGGCTGGCCGAACTGGGTGCCGCCGCCGGATACCGCGAGCTGGTCGCCGTCTGCCTCCCTGGGCAGGATGCCGTCCGCCGGGCCGCGCAGCGCGCTGGGCTGCGGGTGCCCGCCCCGGATGCGCCGGAAGGCTTGCTCCGCATCGAAATCCCCTGAAGAGGCCTCCGGCGCTCAAGGGGGGAGGAAGCGCCGGAGGCCGCAGTTCAGCCTAGGGGCGCCTGCTGTCGTCTCGCTGTCACAAACCCCGTCGCCGCTGACCGGGCGGTCAGCGGCGCGACCAGAACCAGTCCTTGCCCCTGGCCTCGCCCAGCGCCTTCTTTTTGCGTTCCTTGGTGAGCCGATCGAGGTAGAGCAGTCCGTCCAGGTGATCGGTCTCGTGCTGCAGGCACTGCGCGAGCACCCCGTCGCCCTCCACCACGATCGGCTCGTTGCGCAGGTCGACGCCCTTGACCACGGCGTGCTTCGCCCGCACGGTCGGGAACCACAACTCCGGCACGGAGAGGCAGCCCTCGGTGATCTCGTGCGTCTCCTCGGAGAGTTCCACGATCTCCGGATTGATCACGTAGCCCTTGAGCGTCTCCACGTCGTAGCTGAACACCCGCAGGTTCACCCCGATCTGCGGGGCGGCGAGCCCGGCCCGGCCGGGCGCGTCCACGGTGTCCAGCAGGTCGGTCACCAGCGATTCGATGGACTTGTCGAACCGGGTGACCGGATCGCTGACCGTCTTGAGCACCGGATCACCGAAGTACCGCAGTTCCCGCAACGCCATGAAAATCCATTCCTTCGCTAGGCCCCAGCTTTCCCCGCAGTTTAGGAGACCTTCAGGCCCGCAACCGCAGACCCTTCGGTGTCGCGCGGAATCCGGCTTCCCGCAGGATTTCGGCCAGTGCGGAGGTCAGCGCGTGCTCGCCGTCGGCCCGCTGCACCGACAACTGCCCGAGCCAGCCCGACCGCACCGCCGTGGACAACGCCTCCGCCGCGGCCCGCAACGACGGCTCCGCTTCGGTGAACGACAGCAGTGAGCGCCCGCCGCGTTCCACGTACAGCACCGGCACCCCGTCGACCAGCACCGCGAGCGCCCCGGCCTTGCGGGCCGGGCGGTGCTTGGTGTCACCCACCGCGGCGGGCCAGTCGAGCGCGGCGCCGTACGGCTGGGCCGGATCGGTGGCCGCCAGCACCACCGCGCCGGTGGCCGCGCGCCCGCCCGCGTTGTCGGACATCGCGCGCAACCGGTCCACCGCGCCCTTCGCCGCGAACTGGGCCGCGCCGAGCCCTTCCACCACGTACCCCCGGATGACCTGCCCGGAGTCCTCCATTCCGCGCAACACCTTGTAGATCCCGGAAAACCCGCCGGTGACCCGTTCGGTATCGAGTGCGCCCCTGGTGAGCACGCCGTGCCGTTCGAGGAAGGCCTCGGTCCGCGCGTGCGTGCGCCGTGTGGGTTCGGCCTCCCGGTTCGGCGTGAGTCCCCAGCGCCCGGCGACCGTCGGCGGGCCGGTGCGCGAGGGCATCGCCGGTCGTGCCGCGCGCATCCGGGCGTACCGGCCGCGCGGGGCCGACCGCCGTGGTTTGTGCGCGGCTCCCGCGCCGGAGACGTGGGCCCGCAACGGGGCGAGCGTGTCGCCGGTGACCAGGCCCGCCCACACCAGTTCCCACAGCGCTGTCACCACGTCGCCGTCGGCGGGCGGCGCGTCCACCAGTACCGAGATCCGGTCCACCAGCTGACGGAAGAACAGCGCGCCACCATCCAAAGTGGACAGAATGGCGGCGTGCAGCGGGCCGTCCGGCGGATTCTCCTCCACCTCGGGCAGCAGCAGGTCCGCCACGTCGGCCGGGGCGAGTGCCAGCCACCCGTCACTGCCCGGCAGCGTGCCGCACCCGGCCCAGACCACCTCGCCCGCGGTGGTCAGCTCGTCGAGCAGGGCCGGGTGGTAGCCCGGCAGCCTGCTGGGCAGGATCAGCGATTCCACCGCACTGGCCGGCAACGGCGCACCGGCCAGCTGTTCCACCACCGACAGCACGTCGTCCGCGGTCGGCGCCGACCGCATCCGCGCCCCGACGCCGTGCCACGCGGGCAGGAACCGGCCCAGCGCGGCGGGCTCCACCGGCTCGACCTCCGCGCGCAGCTTCGCCAGCGAGGCCCGCCGCAACCGCCGAAGCACCGCCGAATCGCAGTACTCCAGCCCGAGGTCGTGCGGCTCCCGCTCGCCGGAATGGCCGACCGGGCTCAGCTCCCCGCGCACCAGCTTGCCTTCGGCGGTGAGCCGGTCGAGCACGCCGGTCACCACGGCGGGCCCCAGCCCGAACCGCTCGGCCGCCTGCCGCGCGGTGAACGGACCGCGCGTGCGGGCGTACCGGATGAGCAGCCCGCCCAGCGGATCCGGCACCGGCTCGGTGAACGCCTCCGGCACCCCGACCGGCAACGCCGCGCCGAGCGCGTCCCGGACCCGGCCCGCGTCCTCGATGGCCAGGAACCGTTCCACACCGGCGATCCGCACCCGGATCGCCCGCCGCGCCGACTCCAGTTCCGCCAGCCATTCCGGCCGGATGCCGCGCTGCCCGGCTTCCTCGACGGACAGGTCACCGAGGAACCGCAGCAGATCGGCGGCGTCCTCGGCGTGCCGGGCGTGCCGATCCTCGTCGAGCCGTTGCAACGAGCGCTCGACTTCGGCGACGGTCTCCGCGTCGAGCAGTTCGCGGATCGCTTCGGTGCCCAGTAGTTCCGCCAGCAGGGTGGAATCCAGTGACAGCGCCGCGGCCCGCCGCTCGGCCAGCGGCGCGTCCGTCTCGTACAGGAACATGCCGACGTAACCGAAGAGCAGGCTGCGCGCGAACGGCGAGGGCGACGGTGTCTCGACCTCGACCACCCGCACCTTGCGGGCCCGCACGTCCGACATCAGTTCGCGCAGCCCGCCGACGTCGTACACGTCCTGCAGGCACTCGCGCATGGCTTCGAGCACCACCGGGAAGCGCTCGTACTTCGCCGCCACCGACAACAGTTGCGACGCCCGCTGCCGCTGCTGCCACAACGGACTCCGCCGTCGCGGATCACGCCGGGGGAGCAGCAGCGACCGCGCCGCGCACTCCCGGAACCGGGCGGCGAACAACGCCGAACCGCCCACCTCGGCGATGATCAGCTGCTCGACCTCCTCCGGGTCGAGCAGCACGTCGTCCACCTCGACCCGGACGTCGCCGCCCTCGGCGTCGAGCGCGTCCGGCAACCGCAGCACGATGCCGTCGTCGGAGTGCGCCACCTGCGCGTCCACCCCGCGGTTCTCCCTCAGCCGCGCGGCGATCGCCAGTGCCCACGGTGCGTTCACCTGGGCGCCGAACGGGGAGTGCAGGATGACCCGCCAGTCGCCCAGCTCGTCGCGGTAACGCTCGAGCAGCACCGTGCGGTCGTTCGGCACGTGGCGGGTGGCCGATCGCTGCTCGGCGAGATAGGCCAGCAGGTTGCCGGTGGCGAACTCGTCCAGCCCGGCCTTCCCGGCCCGCTCGCGTGCCGCCTCATCATCCAAAGTGGACACCTCGCGGACGAAGGCGCCCAGTGCCCGCCCCAGTTCCAGCGGCCGTCCCTGCGCATCCCCCTTCCAGAACGGCATGCGGGCCGGTTCCCCCGGTGCGGGCACCACGATCACCCTGTCGTGCGTGATGTCGGTGATCCGCCAGGAGGACGTGCCCAGCAGGATCGTGTCGCCCACCCGCGACTCGTAGACCATTTCCTCGTCCAGCTCGCCCACCCGCGAGCCCGCCTTGCCCTCGGCGCCCGGGGTCATCACGGTGAACAGCCCGCGATCCGGGATCGTGCCGCCGGAGGTGACCGCCAGCCGCTGCGCCCCCGGCCGCCCGCGCAGTTCACCGGTGACCCTGTCCCAGGTGATCCGCGGCCGCAGCTCGCCGAACTCCTCGCTGGGGTAGCGCCCGGCGAGCATGTCCAGCACGGCGTGCAGCGCGTCGTCCGGCAGCCCGGCGAACGGCGCCGCGCGGCGGACCAGGCCGGCCACCTCGTCCACCGTCCACGGCTCCAGCGCGACCATCGCCACCACCTGCTGGGCCAGCACGTCCAGCGGGTTGCGCGGATACCGCACCGCCTCGATCGCCCCGGCCGCCATCCGCTCCGCGACCACCGCGCAGGAGACCAGGTCACCGCGGAACTTCGGGAACATCACCCCGCTGGAGACCGCGCCAACCTGGTGCCCGGCGCGGCCGACCCGCTGCAGCCCGGAAGCCACCGTCGGCGGCGCCTCGATCT
The genomic region above belongs to Amycolatopsis sp. YIM 10 and contains:
- a CDS encoding ATP-dependent helicase, which gives rise to MENVTGVLDLFSPATRDWFAGAFAEPTGAQEGAWRAAHAGEHALVVAPTGSGKTLSAFLWALDRLTVEPPPESALHRCRVLYVSPLKALAVDVQRNLRAPLAGISQASRRLGLRPPEIEVGMRTGDTTAAERRSFQRTPPDILVTTPESLFLILTSSARESLRGVETVIVDEVHAVAGGKRGAHLALSLERLDALLPKPAQRIGLSATVRPLDEVSAFLGGGRPVRVVQPKLAKTIEVRVEVPVEDMADLDAPRESREPEAAPPFPMEGELEPPEEVRRPSIWPAVEERVLALIRAHRSTIVFANSRRLTERLTSRLNELATEIGSELQPGQRYPAEAIGESGLSTGAEPVVARAHHGSMSREQRTHVEEELKSGRLPCVVATSSLELGIDMGAVDLVVQIEAPPTVASGLQRVGRAGHQVGAVSSGVMFPKFRGDLVSCAVVAERMAAGAIEAVRYPRNPLDVLAQQVVAMVALEPWTVDEVAGLVRRAAPFAGLPDDALHAVLDMLAGRYPSEEFGELRPRITWDRVTGELRGRPGAQRLAVTSGGTIPDRGLFTVMTPGAEGKAGSRVGELDEEMVYESRVGDTILLGTSSWRITDITHDRVIVVPAPGEPARMPFWKGDAQGRPLELGRALGAFVREVSTLDDEAARERAGKAGLDEFATGNLLAYLAEQRSATRHVPNDRTVLLERYRDELGDWRVILHSPFGAQVNAPWALAIAARLRENRGVDAQVAHSDDGIVLRLPDALDAEGGDVRVEVDDVLLDPEEVEQLIIAEVGGSALFAARFRECAARSLLLPRRDPRRRSPLWQQRQRASQLLSVAAKYERFPVVLEAMRECLQDVYDVGGLRELMSDVRARKVRVVEVETPSPSPFARSLLFGYVGMFLYETDAPLAERRAAALSLDSTLLAELLGTEAIRELLDAETVAEVERSLQRLDEDRHARHAEDAADLLRFLGDLSVEEAGQRGIRPEWLAELESARRAIRVRIAGVERFLAIEDAGRVRDALGAALPVGVPEAFTEPVPDPLGGLLIRYARTRGPFTARQAAERFGLGPAVVTGVLDRLTAEGKLVRGELSPVGHSGEREPHDLGLEYCDSAVLRRLRRASLAKLRAEVEPVEPAALGRFLPAWHGVGARMRSAPTADDVLSVVEQLAGAPLPASAVESLILPSRLPGYHPALLDELTTAGEVVWAGCGTLPGSDGWLALAPADVADLLLPEVEENPPDGPLHAAILSTLDGGALFFRQLVDRISVLVDAPPADGDVVTALWELVWAGLVTGDTLAPLRAHVSGAGAAHKPRRSAPRGRYARMRAARPAMPSRTGPPTVAGRWGLTPNREAEPTRRTHARTEAFLERHGVLTRGALDTERVTGGFSGIYKVLRGMEDSGQVIRGYVVEGLGAAQFAAKGAVDRLRAMSDNAGGRAATGAVVLAATDPAQPYGAALDWPAAVGDTKHRPARKAGALAVLVDGVPVLYVERGGRSLLSFTEAEPSLRAAAEALSTAVRSGWLGQLSVQRADGEHALTSALAEILREAGFRATPKGLRLRA
- a CDS encoding SAV_6107 family HEPN domain-containing protein — encoded protein: MSLRPPAPPAAVSLLARARRALTEASRETEPAERFMAAYLSAHKSAAAVVAARGRPHRGRARPASVWVLLEAAMPELKEWALFFAANSATQAALLSGTSRRPSAETADELFEQSAQFLELARQAVHGSS
- the def gene encoding peptide deformylase, whose amino-acid sequence is MALRELRYFGDPVLKTVSDPVTRFDKSIESLVTDLLDTVDAPGRAGLAAPQIGVNLRVFSYDVETLKGYVINPEIVELSEETHEITEGCLSVPELWFPTVRAKHAVVKGVDLRNEPIVVEGDGVLAQCLQHETDHLDGLLYLDRLTKERKKKALGEARGKDWFWSRR
- a CDS encoding maleylpyruvate isomerase family mycothiol-dependent enzyme produces the protein MWRHDLVDPGRLLDVIATEGESLSELGRATAPEAPVPSCPGFTTDGLLRHVGSVCRVVTGRLEDGEPPEHWQRDPAEGQSTEEYLRTGLRELHARLVAHPPAEWASTWWPADESYHFWRRRMAHETTVHRVDLEEAAGRERGHIGEDLALDGVDEVLTLWFGHRLFQLGLSGTREGSVAVRTGDHSWFARAGPGETHAWRCTEEEADRADAQVSGPPVTVYLWLWGRLPNRAVTQQGDFDAIAQLWALLRLATR
- a CDS encoding VOC family protein, translated to MTLKAVVFAVAHPRAVAGFWASFVDWPITVDRPGRVELASAAAGFSLAFEETAAPKTVKNRIHLDLASSSAAAQKSIVDKALSLGAARVDIGQGELPWEVLADPAGNEFCVLEPRPEYAETGVLAAVVIDAGPVEPAAFERLAEFWSGTSGWPIGRRHPVAIGLRAPSGVGPWLEVLRAGDAKQAEDRVWLEVTGPAPGGRQDPDGHDFRVVSPG
- a CDS encoding GNAT family N-acetyltransferase, which gives rise to MDMGRTRTTTATGTTVETATTWRLRVRMDDSPGTLARVTIRLADLGCNILGLQVMPVPGGVVDELVIRPAPGLTRAELIEALAAEGGECAGVTDADVHELVDPAATALAAAGRAVDDPAKLAEVLREVLAADVVTLVPSNEANPARTEGGHRRVFPAGADGALVARRSWAPFVQLEITRAEAMLGLLAAVRANLSGPAVVTCGDGAMVVLRPGLPADTDAVFALHTRCSMGTMFHRYHTGMRTVPRRWLHRLLMPPRGLSLLAVAGREVVALGQLIPSATGGAPEVSLLVEDGWQRQGLGTALLGRLAELGAAAGYRELVAVCLPGQDAVRRAAQRAGLRVPAPDAPEGLLRIEIP